The Vicinamibacterales bacterium genome includes a region encoding these proteins:
- a CDS encoding L-threonylcarbamoyladenylate synthase: MDTVERWRLDPVNPDPAVLRRAADVVRREGLVAFPTDTLYGLAADPWSEAAVARLFAVKGRDATRALPVIAADAEQIERCIAGLPRAARRLAARFWPGPLTLVIDASPGLAAAVYGEARTVAVRVPDHAVARGLAAAVGRPITSTSANRSGDEPAASPDDVAVALGADVDGLLDAGPTPGGLPSTIVDARTDTPRLVRSGAIAFSLILDVL; the protein is encoded by the coding sequence GTGGACACCGTGGAGCGTTGGCGGCTGGATCCCGTGAATCCCGACCCGGCGGTCCTGCGGCGCGCGGCCGACGTCGTGCGCCGCGAGGGCCTGGTGGCCTTTCCAACCGACACGCTGTATGGGTTGGCCGCGGACCCATGGAGCGAAGCGGCGGTGGCGCGCCTCTTCGCGGTGAAAGGGCGCGACGCGACCCGGGCGCTGCCGGTGATCGCTGCCGACGCGGAGCAGATCGAACGATGCATCGCCGGTCTGCCGCGGGCCGCCCGGCGCCTGGCAGCCAGATTCTGGCCCGGCCCCCTGACCCTCGTCATCGACGCGTCACCCGGCTTGGCGGCGGCGGTGTATGGTGAGGCCCGAACGGTGGCCGTGAGGGTTCCCGACCATGCGGTGGCGCGCGGCCTGGCCGCCGCGGTCGGCCGGCCGATCACGTCCACGAGCGCGAATCGATCGGGTGACGAGCCGGCGGCGTCTCCCGACGACGTCGCGGTGGCCCTCGGAGCCGATGTGGACGGGCTCCTGGACGCCGGCCCGACGCCCGGCGGCCTGCCGTCGACGATCGTGGATGCGCGGACCGACACGCCGCGCCTGGTGCGATCGGGGGCCATCGCCTTCAGCCTGATCCTGGACGTGTTGTGA
- a CDS encoding cation:proton antiporter: MSHLPQLLLLLIVIIASAKLAAAASTRLGQPAVFGEIFVGLVLGPTVLNMLTWPVFAIAVPGGGHGTDLKPFLGDLSELGVILLMFVAGLETDVAEMRRVGRIAFWTAAGGVVLPLAGGAAVASAFGLPFFWEGLFIGTILTATSVSISAQTLMELGALRSREGATILGAAVIDDVMGIILLSLVVAFARSVGSIDYLTLTFIVARMAAFFVLAFVAARLLPSVGRWAERLGVSQGLLAAVLAITFGYAWAAEYVGGVAAITGAYLAGVGFGQTSFKSRIDAGIHPLTYSMLVPVFFVGIGLQANGRELGGHVLFTLAIVLVAIVAKAVGCGGAARMLGFTGRESVRVGAGMISRGEVGLIIASYGLVHGIIGHDVFSASVIMVLATTMVTPPLLRATFPRGIRPDTGFVEESIAGPPEPGA; the protein is encoded by the coding sequence ATGAGCCACCTGCCACAGTTGCTGTTGCTTCTGATTGTCATCATCGCCTCCGCCAAGCTGGCGGCGGCGGCCAGCACCAGGCTCGGCCAGCCCGCCGTATTCGGGGAGATCTTCGTTGGCCTCGTGCTCGGCCCGACCGTGCTGAACATGCTGACCTGGCCCGTGTTCGCGATCGCCGTGCCTGGCGGCGGCCACGGAACGGACCTGAAGCCGTTCCTCGGCGATCTGTCGGAACTCGGCGTCATCCTGTTGATGTTCGTGGCGGGCTTGGAAACCGACGTGGCCGAGATGCGCCGCGTGGGACGCATCGCGTTCTGGACGGCGGCCGGAGGCGTCGTCCTGCCGCTGGCCGGCGGTGCGGCTGTGGCATCCGCATTCGGTCTCCCGTTCTTCTGGGAAGGCCTCTTCATCGGAACAATCCTGACCGCCACGAGCGTGAGCATCTCCGCACAGACCCTCATGGAACTGGGTGCCCTCCGGTCCCGCGAGGGGGCGACGATACTTGGCGCGGCGGTCATCGACGACGTGATGGGAATCATCCTGCTCTCGCTGGTGGTCGCGTTCGCGCGGTCTGTCGGCTCGATCGACTACCTCACGCTCACCTTCATCGTGGCCCGCATGGCCGCCTTCTTCGTGCTGGCGTTCGTCGCGGCCCGCCTGCTACCGTCGGTCGGGCGCTGGGCGGAGCGACTGGGCGTCAGCCAGGGGCTGCTCGCTGCGGTGCTCGCGATCACGTTCGGCTACGCCTGGGCCGCGGAATACGTGGGCGGCGTCGCCGCGATCACCGGCGCCTACCTGGCAGGCGTGGGGTTCGGCCAGACGTCGTTCAAGTCCAGGATCGACGCCGGCATTCACCCTCTGACCTACTCGATGCTCGTGCCCGTCTTCTTTGTCGGCATCGGCCTGCAGGCGAACGGCCGCGAACTGGGCGGGCACGTGCTCTTCACCCTTGCGATCGTATTGGTGGCCATCGTGGCCAAGGCGGTGGGCTGTGGCGGGGCGGCGCGGATGCTGGGCTTCACCGGCAGAGAGTCGGTCCGGGTCGGCGCGGGAATGATCTCCCGAGGCGAAGTGGGCCTCATCATCGCCAGCTACGGCCTGGTCCACGGCATCATCGGCCACGATGTCTTCTCGGCCTCGGTCATCATGGTGCTCGCCACCACGATGGTGACGCCGCCGCTCCTCCGCGCCACCTTCCCGCGCGGCATCCGCCCGGACACCGGCTTCGTCGAAGAATCGATCGCGGGCCCGCCCGAGCCGGGCGCATGA
- a CDS encoding tetratricopeptide repeat protein, with protein MPSARVRRWTTPAVACLLAAAWACAPKLAPAPVVTSPRYPDFVFPASPPELARGELTLRQQRGWQFLQAGDIRGARREFNAALKTDPSFYPAETGLAYSSLADRDYGDAVGRFARVLRRAPSYVPALVGRGDALMADGKGDEAIKSFQAALAADPALPDVRRRLDVLAFRSQQESLTIARQAAEAGRNEQALDAYQRAIESSPDSAFLYRELAAVERRLGKRDAALGHLRRAAALDPSDARSLTQMAELLEESGDFSAAADAYSKAQAVDPSDELAARASRARARADQGRLPEEYRAIPGAAQVTRGELAALIGVRLSALIQTATRHEMTVVTDVRGHWAAAWIMTVVRAGVMEPYPNHTFAPRGLVRRLDLAQVVNRVLTLIAVRRPGLSRQWQAAPSRIGDIPVGHLGYPAANMAVAADVMPLVDGGNFRPARLVTGAEAIDVVGRLEVLSR; from the coding sequence ATGCCTAGTGCGAGAGTTCGCCGGTGGACGACGCCGGCTGTCGCCTGTCTGCTGGCGGCGGCCTGGGCTTGTGCCCCGAAGCTGGCGCCGGCGCCCGTCGTGACGTCGCCACGGTATCCGGACTTCGTGTTCCCGGCATCGCCGCCGGAACTGGCGCGAGGCGAGTTGACGCTCCGGCAGCAGCGTGGCTGGCAGTTCCTGCAGGCGGGCGACATCCGTGGCGCGCGCCGCGAGTTCAACGCGGCCTTGAAGACCGATCCGTCGTTCTATCCCGCCGAGACCGGACTCGCGTACTCCAGCCTGGCCGATCGGGACTACGGTGACGCGGTCGGCCGGTTCGCCCGGGTGTTGCGTCGGGCGCCGTCCTACGTGCCGGCGCTCGTCGGCCGTGGCGACGCGCTGATGGCCGACGGGAAGGGCGATGAGGCGATCAAGTCGTTCCAGGCCGCGCTCGCCGCCGACCCGGCGCTTCCGGACGTCCGGCGGCGTCTCGACGTGCTGGCGTTCCGGAGCCAGCAGGAATCCCTGACGATCGCGCGCCAGGCCGCCGAGGCCGGGCGCAACGAGCAGGCGCTCGATGCCTACCAGCGTGCCATCGAGAGTTCGCCGGATAGTGCGTTTCTCTACAGGGAACTGGCCGCGGTCGAGCGGAGGCTCGGGAAGAGGGACGCGGCGCTCGGCCATCTGCGCAGAGCGGCGGCGCTCGATCCGTCCGATGCCCGGTCGCTCACCCAGATGGCTGAACTGCTGGAAGAGTCGGGTGACTTCTCCGCGGCGGCGGACGCCTACTCGAAGGCCCAGGCAGTGGATCCGAGTGACGAACTGGCGGCGAGAGCGAGCCGGGCGCGTGCGCGCGCCGACCAGGGGCGGCTGCCCGAGGAGTACCGCGCGATACCCGGCGCTGCGCAGGTGACACGCGGCGAGCTGGCCGCACTCATCGGTGTGCGGCTCTCGGCGCTGATCCAGACCGCCACGCGGCACGAGATGACGGTCGTGACGGACGTTCGGGGCCACTGGGCCGCCGCCTGGATCATGACAGTCGTCCGCGCCGGCGTGATGGAGCCGTATCCCAATCACACGTTCGCGCCGCGTGGCCTCGTGCGTCGTCTGGACCTTGCGCAGGTCGTGAATCGGGTCCTGACCCTGATCGCCGTCAGACGGCCAGGGCTGTCGCGCCAGTGGCAGGCGGCGCCGTCGCGAATTGGTGACATCCCCGTTGGCCACCTGGGTTATCCTGCTGCCAACATGGCGGTGGCCGCCGACGTGATGCCGCTCGTCGACGGCGGCAATTTCCGTCCCGCCCGGCTGGTGACCGGCGCGGAGGCGATCGATGTGGTCGGACGCCTCGAGGTACTCTCACGATGA
- a CDS encoding UDP-glucuronic acid decarboxylase family protein, whose protein sequence is MSKPRVVITGAAGFIGSHLAESLLDLGYSIVGIDNLLTGDIANVAHLANRDFLFIKHDVTNYIYIDGPVDVVLHWASPASPIDYLELPIPTLKVGALGTHKALGLAKAKNARFVLASTSEVYGDPLEHPQRETYWGNVNPIGPRGVYDEAKRFAEAMTVAYHRYHGVDAKIVRIFNTFGPRMRVNDGRAVPTFISQALRGEDITIFGDGRQTRSLTYITDLVDGVIRLMTSDLNEPVNIGNPREMTVEEIARLIIQLTGSTSRLVNRPLPTDDPKVRQPDVTKARTLLGWEPKVSAEVGLAQTIEYFRKKLGLAGS, encoded by the coding sequence ATGAGCAAACCACGCGTGGTCATCACGGGTGCGGCCGGCTTCATCGGCTCGCACCTCGCCGAAAGCCTGCTCGACCTGGGCTACTCGATCGTGGGCATCGACAACCTGCTCACCGGTGACATCGCCAACGTGGCGCACCTGGCGAACCGGGACTTCCTGTTCATCAAGCACGACGTCACGAACTACATCTACATCGACGGCCCGGTTGACGTGGTCCTGCACTGGGCGAGCCCGGCGAGTCCAATCGACTACCTCGAACTTCCGATCCCCACGCTGAAGGTCGGCGCGCTGGGCACGCACAAGGCACTCGGCCTCGCGAAGGCGAAGAACGCCCGCTTCGTCCTGGCCTCCACCTCGGAGGTGTACGGCGACCCGCTCGAGCATCCGCAGCGCGAAACGTACTGGGGCAACGTCAACCCGATCGGCCCGCGCGGCGTCTACGACGAGGCCAAGCGGTTCGCCGAGGCGATGACGGTTGCCTACCACCGCTACCACGGGGTGGATGCCAAGATCGTCCGCATCTTCAACACGTTTGGGCCCCGGATGCGCGTGAACGACGGGCGCGCCGTTCCCACGTTCATCTCGCAGGCACTCCGCGGCGAGGACATCACGATCTTCGGCGACGGCCGGCAGACGCGCAGCCTCACCTACATCACCGACCTCGTGGACGGCGTCATCCGCCTGATGACGTCCGACCTGAACGAACCGGTCAACATCGGCAACCCGCGCGAGATGACGGTCGAGGAGATCGCGCGGCTGATCATCCAGTTGACCGGGTCCACGAGCCGGCTCGTCAACCGTCCGTTGCCCACCGATGATCCGAAGGTGCGACAGCCAGACGTCACGAAGGCGCGAACGCTGCTGGGCTGGGAACCGAAAGTGTCGGCCGAAGTGGGGCTGGCGCAGACAATCGAGTACTTCCGGAAGAAACTCGGCCTGGCGGGCAGCTGA
- a CDS encoding glycosyltransferase, which produces MSHPGELRVALVHDWLTGMRGGEKVLEVLCELYPQASLFTLVHVRGSVSWTIERLHPKASILSRLPAVGRFYRHLLPVFPTAIEQIDLDEFDLVISTSHCAAKSVVRPGRARHICYCHTPMRYVWDQRDAYFGPQRLGPVRSAALRPVLAWLARWDAATARRVDRYVANSQHVARRIARYYNRRAIVIYPPVDTDFFCPDGTQTTATALVVSALVPYKRVDVAIAACERAGVPLRIVGHGPELSRLRQQAGPGVEFLGACRDEEIRARYREAGVVLLPGEEDFGLVPVEAQACGRPVVALGRGGAMETVVNQATGILVDDGSVDAFADGIRRALDTSFDSVAIRRHAEAFARPRFAAEMRTAINQMLDAPQHEVSW; this is translated from the coding sequence ATGAGCCACCCGGGGGAACTGCGCGTCGCGCTCGTTCACGACTGGCTGACCGGCATGAGGGGCGGCGAGAAAGTCCTCGAGGTGCTGTGCGAGTTGTACCCGCAGGCGTCGCTGTTCACGCTCGTCCACGTGCGCGGGTCGGTCTCGTGGACCATCGAGCGGCTTCATCCGAAGGCATCCATCCTGTCGCGTCTGCCTGCGGTCGGCCGTTTCTATCGGCATCTCCTCCCGGTCTTCCCGACGGCAATCGAGCAGATCGATCTCGACGAGTTCGACCTGGTCATCAGCACCAGCCACTGCGCGGCGAAGTCGGTGGTCCGGCCCGGGCGGGCGCGCCACATTTGTTACTGCCACACGCCGATGCGGTACGTCTGGGACCAGCGGGATGCCTATTTCGGGCCGCAGCGGCTCGGGCCCGTGCGAAGCGCCGCACTGCGGCCCGTGCTCGCCTGGCTGGCGCGTTGGGACGCCGCGACGGCACGCCGCGTGGACCGCTATGTCGCGAATTCACAGCACGTTGCGCGGAGGATCGCGCGATACTATAATCGTCGGGCAATCGTGATATATCCACCGGTGGACACCGACTTCTTCTGCCCGGACGGCACCCAGACCACAGCGACCGCACTCGTGGTGTCGGCGCTCGTCCCGTACAAGCGGGTGGATGTGGCAATCGCCGCGTGCGAGCGGGCCGGTGTGCCGTTGAGGATCGTCGGCCACGGGCCGGAGTTGTCGCGTCTCCGCCAGCAGGCGGGACCCGGGGTGGAGTTTCTCGGTGCCTGCCGCGATGAGGAGATCCGGGCGCGGTATCGCGAAGCCGGCGTGGTGCTGCTCCCCGGCGAAGAGGACTTTGGCCTGGTTCCCGTGGAAGCGCAGGCCTGCGGCCGGCCGGTCGTGGCCCTTGGCCGCGGCGGAGCGATGGAGACGGTGGTGAACCAGGCGACCGGCATCCTCGTGGACGATGGGTCCGTGGATGCGTTCGCCGACGGGATCAGGCGCGCGCTCGACACGTCGTTCGATTCGGTGGCCATCCGGAGGCACGCCGAGGCGTTCGCCCGTCCGCGGTTCGCGGCCGAGATGCGCACCGCCATCAACCAGATGCTCGACGCCCCTCAGCATGAGGTGTCATGGTAA
- a CDS encoding undecaprenyl-phosphate glucose phosphotransferase gives MVKRYNRLLAAFYVVSDAALACLAFVLAYAIRFESGLLPVFKGFPPFRQYVNLLPLVAAAVAFAYYLQGLYRLRRGRSRVDDFFAVFVGSILSVVFGVALTLYFQAYYVSDALKLRGALEVSQIVWALFLVLNTSLTFGSRELVRQALERRWRAGIGLKRVLIAGAGELGRLLADRILEHRELGFQIVGFIDDRAGGDHLGYRGLPLLGTLAEAGELVVRERIDHLYVALPLDEHGKVVQVIEDAGREGVDIKVVPDLLQFIALRTRLEELDGVPIININDVPLQGLNSVLKRSVDIALSALALFVLAAPLGFIAFVIRLTSTGPVFYRQIRMGLDGRAFTVFKFRSMYLDAEKETGPVWASEDDPRCTPLGRILRRFDLDELPQIWNVLKGDMSLVGPRPERPYFVEQFKQQYPQYMLRHKVRSGITGWAQVNGWRGNTSLEKRIEYDLYYIGNWSLRLDLKIMWLTLVKGLFKHAY, from the coding sequence ATGGTAAAACGGTACAATCGCCTCCTGGCGGCGTTCTACGTCGTCTCCGACGCGGCGCTGGCCTGCCTGGCGTTCGTTCTGGCGTATGCGATCCGGTTCGAGAGCGGCCTGCTGCCGGTCTTCAAGGGGTTCCCGCCCTTCCGGCAGTATGTGAACCTGCTGCCGCTCGTGGCAGCCGCGGTCGCCTTCGCGTACTACCTGCAGGGTCTCTACCGGCTGCGCCGTGGGCGCTCGCGGGTGGATGACTTCTTTGCCGTTTTTGTCGGCAGCATCCTGTCGGTGGTCTTCGGCGTCGCCCTCACCCTGTATTTCCAGGCGTACTACGTCAGCGACGCGCTGAAACTGCGGGGCGCGCTCGAAGTGTCGCAGATCGTGTGGGCGTTGTTCCTCGTCCTGAACACCTCGCTGACCTTCGGGTCCCGCGAACTGGTGCGTCAGGCGCTCGAACGGCGGTGGCGCGCGGGCATCGGCCTGAAGAGGGTCCTGATCGCGGGCGCCGGCGAGCTCGGGCGCCTTCTGGCCGACCGCATCCTCGAGCACCGGGAACTCGGCTTCCAGATTGTCGGGTTCATCGACGATCGCGCGGGCGGCGATCATCTGGGCTACCGGGGCCTGCCGCTGCTCGGCACCCTGGCCGAGGCCGGGGAACTGGTCGTACGAGAGCGGATCGATCACCTCTATGTCGCCCTCCCGCTCGACGAGCACGGGAAGGTCGTGCAGGTCATCGAGGACGCCGGCCGCGAAGGCGTGGACATCAAGGTCGTGCCGGACCTCCTGCAGTTCATCGCGCTGCGCACGCGCCTGGAGGAACTCGACGGCGTCCCGATCATCAACATCAACGACGTGCCGCTTCAGGGACTCAACAGCGTCCTGAAGCGGAGCGTGGACATCGCCTTGTCGGCACTGGCGCTCTTCGTGCTGGCCGCGCCGCTCGGTTTCATCGCGTTCGTCATCCGGCTGACGTCGACCGGGCCGGTATTCTACCGGCAGATCCGAATGGGGTTGGACGGACGGGCGTTCACCGTGTTCAAGTTCCGCTCGATGTACCTGGACGCGGAAAAGGAGACGGGGCCGGTCTGGGCGAGCGAAGACGATCCACGCTGCACACCGCTTGGGCGCATCCTCCGGAGGTTCGATCTCGATGAACTGCCGCAGATCTGGAACGTGCTGAAGGGCGACATGTCGCTCGTCGGCCCCAGGCCGGAACGGCCGTACTTCGTCGAGCAGTTCAAGCAGCAGTACCCCCAGTACATGCTGCGGCACAAGGTTCGGTCGGGCATCACCGGGTGGGCGCAGGTCAACGGCTGGCGCGGCAACACCTCGCTCGAGAAGCGCATCGAGTACGACCTCTACTACATCGGAAACTGGTCGTTGCGCCTCGATCTCAAGATCATGTGGCTCACCCTGGTGAAAGGCCTCTTCAAGCACGCCTACTGA
- the hflX gene encoding GTPase HflX translates to MALVGLITGPIRRTDAERSLEELAGLATTAGGEIVLRVLQERVRPDAGTFLGSGKLASLAIACDETDVDVVVFDNELSPAQARQIESRLSQKVIDRTQLILDIFAGRARTREGKLQVELAQLKYLMPRLVGGSDWLSRLGGGIGTRGPGETKLEADRRKIRQRITHVNGQLEEVRRRRMQLRERRHKASVPTVALVGYTNAGKTTLFNLLAGERAAASDALFVTLDPLVRRVRLADQRELLVSDTVGFIDRLPHTLVAAFRATLEEVVSADLLLHVIDAASPGMEHRMAAVRRTIEEVGAGEVRTIDVYNKCDLIEEAERDRLLRRDPDAMCISAHTGLGRGELVDTLTVRLALDARRITVTLDPRQDDDRQMLAQIYRFGRVREHVEHDGLVAIEADVPRRLWGRLRGRGEASDA, encoded by the coding sequence GTGGCCCTGGTCGGACTGATCACCGGGCCGATCCGGCGGACCGACGCGGAGCGTTCGCTCGAGGAGTTGGCCGGGCTGGCGACGACGGCCGGCGGAGAGATCGTGCTCCGGGTCCTGCAGGAACGGGTGCGCCCCGACGCCGGCACGTTCCTCGGCAGCGGGAAACTGGCGTCGCTGGCGATCGCCTGCGATGAAACCGACGTGGATGTCGTCGTGTTCGACAACGAACTGTCGCCCGCGCAGGCGCGCCAGATTGAGTCCCGGCTAAGCCAGAAGGTGATCGATCGCACGCAGTTGATCCTCGATATCTTCGCGGGCCGCGCACGTACCAGGGAGGGGAAACTGCAGGTCGAGCTGGCGCAACTGAAGTACCTGATGCCCCGGCTGGTCGGTGGCAGCGACTGGTTGTCGCGCCTCGGCGGCGGCATCGGCACGCGCGGACCAGGCGAGACCAAGCTGGAGGCGGATCGCCGGAAGATCCGCCAGCGCATCACACACGTGAACGGGCAACTCGAAGAAGTGCGGCGCCGTCGCATGCAGCTTCGGGAACGGCGCCACAAGGCGTCGGTGCCAACCGTGGCGCTCGTCGGCTACACCAATGCCGGCAAGACCACGCTGTTCAACCTGCTCGCCGGGGAACGGGCCGCGGCATCAGACGCGCTGTTCGTCACGCTCGATCCGCTGGTGCGCCGCGTCCGGCTGGCCGACCAGCGCGAGCTGCTCGTGTCGGACACGGTGGGTTTCATCGACCGTCTGCCACACACGCTCGTTGCGGCGTTTCGCGCGACGCTCGAGGAGGTGGTGTCCGCCGACCTGCTGCTGCACGTCATCGACGCCGCGTCGCCGGGCATGGAGCACCGCATGGCGGCCGTGCGGCGCACGATCGAGGAGGTCGGAGCCGGTGAGGTGCGGACGATCGATGTCTACAACAAGTGCGACCTCATCGAGGAGGCTGAGCGCGATCGCCTGCTGCGCCGCGATCCCGACGCGATGTGCATCTCGGCCCACACTGGCCTTGGCCGCGGTGAACTCGTCGACACGCTCACCGTCCGGCTCGCGCTCGATGCCCGCCGCATCACGGTGACACTCGATCCGCGCCAGGACGATGACAGACAGATGCTCGCGCAGATCTATCGCTTCGGGCGCGTCAGGGAGCACGTCGAGCACGACGGCCTCGTCGCGATCGAGGCGGATGTCCCCAGGCGGCTGTGGGGCAGGCTCCGGGGACGGGGGGAGGCCTCGGATGCCTAG
- a CDS encoding CDP-alcohol phosphatidyltransferase family protein, whose amino-acid sequence MTRLTLANQLTLLRMLLIPAFVILVVYGRPGWALVVFGVAGITDGLDGLIARRTGQKTSLGAFLDPMADKLLLVTTFIVLTVPGTDLVNRFPLWLTILIISRDVVIVLTVAIVTIVMGPRTFRPSLYGKAATAVYLVSCVVVMWFNYLGRPSVLVDAGIWTSCGITLISGFHYIAHASRIINERSSSSGTS is encoded by the coding sequence ATGACGAGACTGACGCTGGCCAACCAGCTCACGCTCCTGCGAATGCTGTTGATTCCGGCGTTCGTCATTCTCGTGGTGTATGGCCGGCCAGGCTGGGCACTCGTCGTGTTCGGCGTCGCCGGGATCACCGACGGGCTGGACGGCCTCATCGCCCGACGAACCGGTCAGAAGACGAGTCTCGGCGCCTTCCTCGACCCGATGGCGGACAAGTTGCTGCTCGTCACCACCTTCATCGTGTTGACCGTGCCCGGGACGGACCTGGTGAATCGATTCCCCCTGTGGCTCACGATTCTGATCATCAGCCGCGATGTCGTGATCGTGCTGACGGTGGCCATCGTGACGATCGTGATGGGGCCGAGGACGTTCCGTCCGTCGCTCTACGGGAAGGCGGCCACGGCGGTCTACCTGGTGTCGTGTGTGGTGGTGATGTGGTTCAACTACCTGGGGCGGCCTTCGGTGCTGGTGGACGCCGGCATCTGGACGTCGTGCGGCATCACCCTGATCTCCGGGTTCCACTACATCGCCCACGCGTCCCGGATCATCAACGAGAGGTCCTCATCGTCAGGGACATCCTGA